One Ignavibacterium album JCM 16511 genomic region harbors:
- a CDS encoding NADH-quinone oxidoreductase subunit N: MFNNIQEFYNTLPVMIVAAGVLIATTIEMYSKKSENILSWFSILVFLSSGFYSLFTLDARSVVLQNMLATGGYVNIFYFIFTFSAAIICFLSIDYLKKYDAYFGEYYILMQTSVLGMMLMAGAKDLFMIFLGLEVMSVSFYVLAGINRKRLTATESALKYFLLGAFATGFIVYGIALIYGTAQSTSFEVITTKFSELSNNLLFLTGVLLFLIGFSFKIAAFPFHMWVPDVYQGAPSTVAGLFSTAGKAAAFSAIIVSLFVLFTSGAMRIITPYLSVISVLSMFFGSIVAIAQTNIKRMLAYSSISHAGYLIIGLAASNTEGIAGIIFYLAAYSFMNLGAFGIVSIIEGKEETNLELNSFRGLGIRQPLLAALLSLFMFSLAGIPPFAGFFGKYYIFIAAIEAKLTWLAILGVLSSVISVYFYLRLVVLMYFYDSSEQISIERSSTGLLAVFISAIIVVLLGLLPGSLLNLIISYL; the protein is encoded by the coding sequence ATGTTTAACAACATTCAGGAATTTTATAATACTCTTCCAGTTATGATTGTTGCTGCCGGAGTCCTTATCGCAACTACAATTGAAATGTATTCGAAGAAAAGTGAAAACATTTTAAGTTGGTTTTCGATATTAGTATTCCTTTCATCCGGATTTTATTCTTTATTTACACTCGATGCCCGTTCTGTAGTCTTGCAGAACATGCTCGCAACCGGCGGCTATGTAAATATTTTCTATTTCATCTTTACATTCAGTGCTGCAATAATCTGCTTCCTTTCAATTGATTATTTGAAAAAGTATGATGCTTATTTTGGTGAGTATTATATTCTTATGCAAACATCAGTTCTTGGTATGATGCTGATGGCCGGTGCAAAGGATTTGTTTATGATTTTCCTTGGTTTGGAGGTGATGTCAGTTTCGTTTTATGTTCTTGCAGGTATCAACAGAAAAAGATTAACTGCTACCGAATCAGCTCTTAAATATTTTTTACTCGGTGCATTTGCAACAGGATTCATCGTTTACGGAATTGCTTTAATTTATGGTACAGCACAAAGCACTTCATTTGAAGTTATAACCACAAAATTTTCTGAGCTATCAAACAATCTACTTTTTTTAACAGGAGTTTTATTATTCCTGATTGGATTTTCATTCAAGATTGCAGCGTTCCCGTTTCATATGTGGGTACCTGATGTTTATCAAGGTGCCCCATCAACAGTTGCGGGATTATTCTCGACTGCAGGAAAAGCTGCAGCATTCAGCGCAATTATTGTCTCCTTGTTTGTTTTGTTTACTTCCGGTGCGATGAGAATAATTACTCCGTATCTTTCTGTTATCTCTGTTCTCTCAATGTTCTTTGGAAGCATTGTTGCAATTGCTCAGACTAATATTAAAAGAATGCTTGCTTATTCATCAATTTCACACGCCGGATATTTAATAATTGGATTAGCTGCTTCTAATACTGAGGGAATCGCTGGAATCATATTTTATCTGGCAGCATATTCATTTATGAATCTTGGTGCTTTTGGAATAGTTAGTATTATAGAAGGTAAAGAAGAAACCAATCTTGAATTAAATTCTTTTCGTGGTTTAGGTATAAGACAACCATTACTTGCAGCATTACTTTCATTATTTATGTTTTCACTTGCTGGCATTCCACCATTTGCCGGATTCTTTGGAAAGTACTACATCTTTATTGCAGCAATTGAAGCCAAGTTAACCTGGTTGGCAATCCTTGGCGTTCTTTCAAGTGTAATAAGTGTTTACTTTTATTTGCGGCTTGTTGTTCTGATGTATTTCTATGACTCGTCAGAGCAAATCTCAATTGAAAGAAGCAGCACAGGACTTTTAGCAGTTTTCATTTCAGCAATAATTGTAGTTTTGTTGGGATTATTGCCCGGCTCACTTCTGAACCTGATAATTTCTTACCTATAA
- a CDS encoding NADH-quinone oxidoreductase subunit J gives MTLEVILFFIFGFVAAVAAVMMITRTNPVIAALYLILNMASLAGLYLTLNAQFIAVAQVIVYAGAIMVLFLFVIMLLRPDNEKKFMESNPKVKIFAFIVAGFVLLQLIYIIFFSAPSKILQKNLDESVKAGTIESIGNELFRNYVLPFEAAGFLLLAATIGAILLAKKKID, from the coding sequence ATGACCTTAGAAGTAATTTTATTTTTTATTTTCGGATTTGTAGCTGCAGTTGCCGCAGTAATGATGATTACAAGAACCAATCCTGTAATAGCTGCTCTCTATCTTATATTGAATATGGCTTCTCTGGCAGGATTATATCTTACATTGAATGCTCAGTTTATTGCAGTTGCACAAGTTATCGTATATGCCGGTGCAATTATGGTTCTGTTTCTATTTGTAATTATGCTATTAAGACCTGATAACGAAAAGAAGTTTATGGAATCAAATCCGAAGGTTAAAATTTTCGCTTTTATAGTTGCCGGATTCGTTTTGCTTCAGTTAATCTATATCATTTTCTTTTCAGCTCCATCAAAAATTTTGCAAAAAAATCTTGATGAAAGTGTAAAAGCAGGTACAATCGAATCAATCGGTAATGAACTATTCAGAAATTATGTTTTACCTTTTGAAGCAGCAGGTTTCTTGCTGTTGGCTGCAACGATTGGTGCAATCTTATTAGCAAAGAAAAAAATTGATTAG
- a CDS encoding VanZ family protein, translating to MKNNNRVFIFIYLPLIFHWLTIFILTSLPSDQLPAVEIGDKVNHFLAFFVLGFFLNLTLRYQTKYPSLKKNILLITVIVAAGYGLLDELHQLLVPGRSAEVFDWVADFIGASSGSLLAEFLYRRFYIILNNFLRV from the coding sequence TTGAAAAACAATAACAGAGTTTTCATATTCATTTATCTGCCTTTAATTTTCCATTGGCTGACTATTTTTATTTTAACAAGTTTGCCTTCTGATCAACTTCCTGCGGTTGAAATCGGTGATAAAGTTAATCATTTCCTCGCCTTTTTTGTATTGGGCTTTTTTCTAAACCTTACACTGAGATATCAGACAAAATATCCCTCTCTTAAAAAAAATATTCTTTTGATTACGGTTATTGTTGCAGCCGGATATGGTCTACTTGATGAACTTCATCAGCTTCTGGTTCCGGGACGAAGTGCCGAGGTTTTCGATTGGGTAGCCGATTTCATTGGCGCTTCTTCAGGGAGTTTGCTCGCAGAATTCCTTTACAGAAGGTTCTATATAATTCTAAATAATTTTCTGAGAGTTTAA
- a CDS encoding energy transducer TonB codes for MPLKRTKKADLMAKYRRVFEISLIASLVIMIVAFKFFPDFGGKEVKIEGPQELFTVEDIQQTKQENRPPPPPKPPIPIEAPSDEVLEDIEIGETEIDINANVEAPPPPPKEDKKIVEEEPQYFVAVEEMPEPIGGIQAIQSKIVYPEIAKRAGVEGKVYVLAFVDENGDVRDAKIIKGIGAGCDEAALDAVKKTKFKPGKQRGKPVRVQVSIPVVFKLQ; via the coding sequence ATGCCACTAAAAAGAACTAAAAAAGCTGATCTGATGGCTAAATACAGAAGAGTATTCGAGATCAGTTTAATCGCCTCCTTAGTTATTATGATTGTGGCTTTCAAATTCTTTCCCGATTTCGGAGGAAAGGAAGTAAAAATTGAAGGACCACAAGAACTTTTTACTGTTGAAGATATTCAACAGACAAAACAGGAGAACAGACCTCCACCACCTCCAAAGCCTCCTATCCCGATTGAAGCACCTTCTGATGAAGTGCTTGAAGATATTGAAATTGGAGAGACCGAAATTGACATTAATGCCAATGTAGAGGCTCCTCCACCACCTCCAAAGGAGGATAAAAAAATTGTTGAGGAAGAGCCTCAGTACTTTGTAGCTGTAGAAGAGATGCCAGAACCGATTGGTGGAATCCAGGCAATCCAAAGCAAAATAGTTTATCCAGAAATTGCAAAAAGAGCAGGAGTTGAAGGTAAAGTTTATGTACTCGCATTCGTTGATGAAAATGGTGATGTACGCGATGCCAAAATAATTAAAGGTATTGGCGCTGGTTGCGATGAAGCAGCACTTGATGCAGTAAAGAAAACTAAATTCAAACCCGGAAAACAAAGAGGTAAACCTGTAAGAGTTCAGGTATCAATACCAGTAGTGTTCAAGCTTCAATAA
- the asnS gene encoding asparagine--tRNA ligase encodes MQQITISELKNFVGQEVTLYGWLYHKRSSGKIKFLVLRDGTGYVQCVYFKGNVSDEIFDIADRIGQESSIIVTGKVKQEPKAPGGYELDASDLKIIYDTHDFPITPKEHGIEFLLDNRHLWLRSKRQVAIMRVRHRVVKAIRDFFDGKGFTLMDAPILTPNAVEGTSTLFETKYFDLGSAYLTQSGQLYAEAGAMALGKVYTFGPTFRAEKSKTRRHLTEFWMVEPEVAFADLNDDMDLAEEFLEYIVQTVLKEKDEELKILERDTTKLQNVKRPFPRIHYNEAVEILKKHGVDFQWGNDFGGGDETIISEQFDRPVMVHHYPAEVKAFYMKRDPQDERFALAVDVLAPEGYGEIIGGSQREDDLDTLLKRIAEHNLPQSAFEWYLDLRRFGSVPHSGFGLGLERTVSWICGLEHLREAIPFPRLIYRNTP; translated from the coding sequence ATGCAGCAAATTACAATCAGTGAATTAAAGAATTTTGTTGGACAAGAGGTAACTTTATACGGATGGCTTTATCATAAAAGATCAAGTGGCAAAATTAAATTTTTAGTTTTACGTGATGGAACAGGGTATGTTCAATGTGTGTATTTCAAAGGTAATGTAAGTGATGAAATATTTGATATAGCTGATCGTATCGGACAAGAATCTTCAATTATTGTTACTGGAAAAGTTAAGCAAGAACCTAAAGCTCCAGGTGGATATGAGCTCGATGCTTCCGATTTAAAGATTATCTATGATACCCACGACTTTCCAATCACTCCAAAAGAACACGGGATTGAATTCTTACTCGATAACAGACATCTTTGGCTTCGCTCAAAACGACAAGTAGCAATAATGAGAGTAAGACATCGTGTCGTTAAAGCAATACGCGATTTCTTTGATGGTAAAGGATTTACCCTAATGGATGCACCGATTCTCACTCCGAATGCAGTTGAAGGTACATCAACTCTTTTCGAAACAAAATATTTTGATTTAGGAAGTGCATATCTTACACAATCCGGCCAGCTTTACGCAGAAGCTGGTGCAATGGCATTAGGAAAAGTTTATACTTTCGGTCCTACTTTCAGAGCTGAGAAATCAAAAACCAGAAGACATTTAACAGAGTTCTGGATGGTTGAACCGGAAGTTGCATTCGCAGATTTGAATGATGATATGGATTTAGCCGAAGAATTTCTTGAGTATATTGTCCAAACAGTTCTTAAGGAAAAAGATGAAGAATTAAAAATACTTGAAAGAGATACAACTAAACTTCAGAATGTAAAGAGACCATTCCCACGAATTCATTATAATGAAGCAGTCGAAATTCTTAAAAAACATGGAGTTGATTTTCAATGGGGAAATGATTTCGGTGGTGGAGATGAAACAATTATCTCCGAACAATTTGACAGACCTGTTATGGTTCATCACTATCCCGCAGAAGTTAAAGCATTTTATATGAAACGCGATCCTCAGGACGAAAGATTTGCTCTTGCTGTTGATGTTCTGGCTCCTGAAGGATATGGAGAAATAATCGGTGGCTCGCAAAGAGAAGATGATCTTGATACATTACTTAAAAGAATTGCTGAACATAATCTTCCTCAATCAGCTTTTGAATGGTACCTTGACTTAAGAAGATTTGGTTCAGTTCCTCATTCGGGATTTGGACTTGGATTGGAGAGAACTGTAAGCTGGATTTGTGGTCTTGAACATTTAAGAGAAGCAATTCCTTTCCCAAGATTAATTTATAGAAATACACCTTAA
- a CDS encoding NADH-quinone oxidoreductase subunit M, with protein MENSLLLTYLILLPLIGAFALLFINKEKASAIRNTGLFFSAITFILSLFVYFGFDHSSSDFQFVHKFEWIKGLNVYYFVGVDGLSLLLVLLTTFLTPLTLISSWSSIEHKIKEFTFFMLLLETGMIGVFVSLDLFLFYIFWEAMLIPMYFIIGIWGGKERIYAAIKFFLYTMFGSLLMLVAIVWLAVYASGSLGYFTTDITQLYKVAPTISRDIQLWMFLAFGLSFAIKVPLFPLHTWLPDAHVQAPTAGSVILAGVLLKMGTYGLLRFNLPLFPDASLYFAPYFSVLAVIGIIYGALVAMVQTDMKKLVAYSSVSHLGFVVLGIFAMTQESVQGAVIQMINHGLSTGALFLLVGVIYERTHTREIADYGGIAKLVPFFAFSLMFASLSSIGLPGLNGFVGEFLILLGSFKSGVLNSWWFTVFAASGVIFAAVYLLWMYQRVVFGEVKNPSLVGLKDMNVREIFVMIPIFIFIVWIGIYPSTFLKISEKTSAKIIHQVFNPEQTVEKLINKR; from the coding sequence ATGGAAAATAGTCTTTTACTAACATATCTGATTTTGCTTCCTTTAATCGGAGCTTTTGCTTTATTATTTATCAATAAAGAGAAAGCTTCCGCCATAAGAAATACAGGTTTATTCTTTTCTGCTATAACATTCATATTATCGTTATTCGTTTATTTTGGTTTTGATCATTCATCATCCGATTTTCAATTTGTTCACAAGTTCGAATGGATTAAAGGTCTTAATGTTTATTACTTTGTTGGAGTTGATGGATTATCACTTCTGCTTGTTTTATTAACAACTTTTCTTACTCCACTTACATTGATTTCGAGTTGGTCAAGTATTGAACATAAAATAAAAGAATTTACATTTTTCATGCTTTTACTTGAAACAGGAATGATTGGCGTTTTTGTATCTCTTGATTTATTCCTGTTTTACATTTTCTGGGAAGCAATGCTTATTCCGATGTACTTTATAATCGGAATCTGGGGAGGTAAAGAAAGAATTTATGCTGCAATAAAATTCTTCCTTTACACTATGTTCGGAAGTTTACTGATGTTGGTTGCAATTGTGTGGTTAGCCGTTTATGCCTCAGGTTCGCTCGGATATTTTACGACCGATATTACTCAGCTTTATAAAGTTGCACCAACAATTTCCCGAGATATTCAGTTGTGGATGTTCCTTGCATTTGGTTTAAGCTTCGCAATCAAAGTGCCACTTTTCCCGCTTCATACCTGGTTACCTGATGCGCATGTTCAGGCTCCAACTGCAGGTTCTGTTATTCTTGCCGGAGTTTTGCTTAAAATGGGAACTTATGGTTTACTAAGATTTAATCTTCCGCTTTTCCCGGATGCATCATTATACTTTGCACCTTACTTTTCTGTCTTAGCTGTGATTGGAATTATTTATGGTGCTTTGGTTGCAATGGTTCAAACAGATATGAAAAAACTTGTTGCATATTCTTCTGTTTCTCACCTTGGATTTGTTGTGTTAGGAATTTTTGCGATGACACAGGAATCTGTTCAGGGCGCAGTGATACAAATGATTAATCACGGACTTTCAACAGGAGCATTGTTCCTTTTAGTTGGAGTTATTTATGAAAGAACTCACACTCGTGAAATTGCTGACTATGGCGGAATAGCTAAGCTTGTTCCTTTCTTTGCTTTCTCATTGATGTTTGCATCTTTGTCATCTATTGGCTTACCGGGATTGAATGGATTCGTTGGTGAGTTTTTAATCTTGTTAGGTTCTTTCAAATCAGGGGTTTTAAATAGTTGGTGGTTTACAGTTTTTGCTGCAAGCGGTGTAATATTCGCAGCGGTTTATTTGCTTTGGATGTATCAGCGTGTTGTGTTTGGTGAAGTTAAAAATCCTTCACTCGTTGGATTAAAAGATATGAATGTAAGAGAAATTTTTGTGATGATTCCCATCTTTATTTTCATTGTCTGGATAGGAATTTATCCTTCAACATTCTTAAAGATATCTGAAAAGACATCAGCTAAAATTATTCATCAGGTATTTAATCCTGAGCAGACTGTAGAAAAATTAATTAACAAAAGGTAA
- a CDS encoding NAD(P)H-hydrate dehydratase, which produces MIPLYSNSQIRALDSFAINQLQTSGIVLMENAALGISQAILSKFPSVRSVGIICGKGNNGGDGFAVARHLSNAGLNVKVIYLGDHFSMSEDCRTNFEICQNLAQQRSNLELIQFSSIKQLKNFKYRELIIDAILGSGFSGTLKEPISLIVDELNSINAIKVAIDVPTGLNADTGYGDIIFKSDLTITLGEFKKGLFVCKGYENCGEIILCEIGVGRDFFDSEFTNTFLFEPEDAYQFLPKRGKRINKYSAGKVLTIAGSFQYPGAAVLTAGSTLHSGTGASVLVIPQSVKKFIHKKITELVVQSYGNDDCKFLTPEDYKALESKIKWADVIALGPGIGREEQTIEFVQKFIKKKDFKAAVIDADALFALKDILSKADLRKSILTPHLGEFSNLVNLPVEEIEKNIFEIGSEFAKQYKTILVLKGAPTVTFTSIGEIIINSSGNNGLAKFGSGDVLTGMIAGFYSQSKNLKEAALLSVYIHGLTADLLLGTKTEFGIVATDLIKNIPSTINFIKRSFEKQ; this is translated from the coding sequence ATGATTCCATTATATTCAAATTCACAAATCCGCGCTCTTGATTCTTTTGCAATAAATCAATTGCAAACTTCCGGAATAGTACTAATGGAAAATGCCGCACTCGGAATTTCCCAAGCTATCCTATCAAAATTTCCTTCGGTCAGATCAGTTGGAATAATTTGCGGCAAAGGTAATAATGGTGGTGATGGATTTGCAGTTGCAAGACATTTGTCTAATGCAGGATTGAATGTAAAAGTTATCTATCTCGGCGACCATTTTTCGATGAGTGAAGATTGCAGAACCAATTTTGAAATCTGTCAGAATCTTGCTCAACAAAGATCTAATCTTGAGTTAATTCAATTCTCAAGTATTAAACAATTAAAGAATTTTAAATACAGAGAACTGATAATTGATGCAATTCTCGGCAGCGGTTTTTCAGGTACATTGAAAGAACCGATCTCTCTTATCGTAGATGAACTAAATAGTATTAATGCAATCAAAGTTGCAATTGATGTTCCTACCGGATTGAATGCAGACACTGGCTATGGTGATATAATTTTCAAATCTGATTTGACAATCACTCTTGGTGAATTTAAGAAAGGATTGTTCGTTTGCAAAGGTTATGAAAATTGTGGAGAGATAATTTTATGTGAGATCGGTGTTGGTCGTGATTTTTTTGATAGTGAGTTTACCAACACATTTTTATTTGAACCTGAAGATGCGTATCAATTTTTACCCAAAAGAGGAAAGAGAATTAATAAATACTCTGCCGGAAAGGTTTTAACAATTGCAGGTTCGTTTCAATATCCTGGCGCGGCAGTATTAACTGCTGGTTCAACGCTTCACTCAGGAACCGGAGCATCTGTTTTAGTAATTCCTCAGTCAGTTAAAAAATTTATTCACAAGAAAATAACTGAGTTAGTAGTTCAATCTTATGGGAATGATGATTGCAAATTTCTTACACCTGAAGATTACAAAGCGCTGGAATCAAAAATTAAATGGGCTGATGTTATTGCATTAGGTCCTGGCATTGGAAGGGAAGAGCAAACCATTGAGTTCGTCCAGAAATTTATAAAGAAGAAAGACTTCAAAGCAGCTGTAATTGATGCTGATGCTTTATTCGCATTGAAGGATATTCTATCAAAAGCTGATTTAAGAAAGAGTATTTTAACTCCGCATTTAGGTGAATTTTCGAATCTTGTTAATCTTCCCGTTGAAGAAATAGAAAAAAATATTTTTGAAATAGGAAGCGAATTTGCAAAGCAATACAAAACTATTTTAGTACTCAAAGGAGCTCCTACAGTAACATTTACGAGTATTGGCGAAATAATTATAAATTCATCAGGAAATAATGGGCTTGCAAAATTCGGAAGTGGTGATGTTCTAACCGGAATGATTGCCGGATTTTATTCACAATCAAAAAATCTTAAAGAAGCGGCTTTATTATCTGTTTACATACACGGACTTACTGCGGACTTATTACTCGGTACAAAAACTGAATTTGGAATAGTAGCTACTGACTTAATAAAAAACATTCCTTCAACAATAAATTTTATTAAGAGGTCTTTTGAAAAACAATAA
- the nuoL gene encoding NADH-quinone oxidoreductase subunit L: protein MRELIYLTIILPLAGFLINGIFGSRIKNEKVIGIIGSGVIGISFLIALGAFFETLSLPAEQRQIIVTLFNWLNVGGLNVSFAYQVDQLSLVMALIVTGVGFVIHVYSIGYMHGDKGFWRFFAYLNLFIFAMMNLILADNFVLLFLGWEGVGLCSYLLIGFWYDRKFEKSTTSDAAKKAFIVNRIGDFGFLLGMFLIFLTFGSLNFNEVFSKASTFSVPASVYGFITLFLFIGATGKSAQIPLYVWLPDAMAGPTPVSALIHAATMVTAGVYMVARCSVLFASAPQIMIVVAIIGLMTAFFAATIGIVQNDIKKVLAYSTISQLGYMFLAMGVGAFSAGIFHVMTHAFFKALLFLGAGSVIHAMHEEQDIQRYGGLKKYMPHTAITFLIAALAISGIPPLSGFFSKDEILWYSFANGSFILWLVGVITALMTAFYMFRLYFLTFEGKERFGHDKHPHESPKVMTIPLNILAILSVIGGFIGIPEVFSGEHGNQFHNWLAPIFKDADRKLLHFGLHSHFEEILLMVISVIGAAASILLARYIYLKKPEIASRTATRFKGFYNLLWNKYYVDEIYDAVIVNPIVTVSRNVLWKIADNKIIDGTVNGVAKLVDLLSSIIRKVQTGVAQLYALVMVLGIAAALLWIILSF, encoded by the coding sequence ATGCGTGAATTAATTTATTTAACTATAATTCTTCCATTAGCAGGTTTTCTTATCAATGGAATTTTTGGAAGTCGTATTAAAAATGAAAAAGTTATTGGCATAATTGGAAGTGGCGTTATCGGAATTTCTTTCCTCATAGCACTTGGAGCATTCTTTGAAACCTTATCTCTTCCTGCTGAGCAAAGGCAAATCATTGTAACCTTATTCAATTGGCTTAATGTTGGCGGATTGAATGTAAGTTTTGCTTATCAGGTCGACCAACTTTCATTAGTAATGGCGTTAATTGTTACCGGTGTTGGTTTTGTTATTCATGTTTATTCAATTGGATATATGCATGGTGATAAAGGTTTCTGGAGATTCTTCGCATATCTCAATCTATTCATCTTTGCAATGATGAATCTTATTCTCGCTGATAATTTTGTCCTTCTATTTCTTGGTTGGGAAGGTGTAGGACTTTGCTCTTATCTTTTAATTGGATTCTGGTACGATAGAAAATTCGAGAAAAGCACAACTTCAGACGCAGCTAAAAAAGCTTTTATTGTAAACCGAATTGGTGATTTTGGTTTTTTGCTTGGAATGTTCTTAATTTTCTTAACCTTTGGCTCACTGAATTTTAATGAAGTCTTCAGCAAGGCAAGTACATTCAGTGTTCCTGCTTCTGTGTATGGATTTATTACTTTATTTCTTTTTATAGGCGCAACAGGAAAATCTGCTCAGATTCCACTCTATGTTTGGTTGCCTGATGCAATGGCTGGTCCTACTCCTGTTTCAGCACTGATTCATGCTGCTACAATGGTTACCGCCGGAGTTTATATGGTTGCCAGATGTTCAGTCTTATTTGCATCTGCTCCACAAATAATGATTGTTGTTGCAATAATCGGTTTGATGACAGCATTCTTTGCTGCAACAATCGGAATCGTTCAGAATGATATTAAAAAAGTTTTAGCTTATTCAACGATTAGTCAGCTTGGCTATATGTTCCTTGCGATGGGCGTTGGTGCATTCAGTGCAGGAATATTTCATGTAATGACTCACGCATTCTTTAAAGCTCTTCTCTTTCTTGGTGCAGGAAGTGTAATCCATGCAATGCATGAAGAGCAGGATATTCAGCGCTATGGTGGTTTGAAAAAATATATGCCTCATACAGCAATTACTTTTTTGATTGCTGCTTTGGCAATTTCCGGTATTCCACCACTTTCCGGATTCTTCAGTAAAGATGAAATCCTCTGGTATTCATTTGCAAACGGAAGTTTTATCCTTTGGCTTGTTGGTGTAATAACTGCTTTAATGACAGCGTTCTATATGTTCAGATTATACTTCCTTACTTTTGAAGGAAAAGAAAGATTCGGTCACGATAAACATCCACACGAGTCGCCCAAAGTTATGACAATTCCTCTGAACATTCTAGCAATACTTTCCGTTATCGGAGGATTTATTGGAATACCTGAAGTATTCAGTGGTGAGCACGGAAATCAATTTCACAATTGGTTAGCTCCAATCTTTAAAGATGCCGACAGAAAACTATTACACTTTGGTTTGCATTCCCACTTCGAAGAAATTTTACTGATGGTAATTTCAGTTATTGGTGCTGCAGCTTCGATTTTACTTGCAAGATATATCTATTTGAAGAAACCAGAAATAGCTTCAAGAACTGCTACTCGATTTAAAGGATTTTATAATCTTCTGTGGAATAAATATTATGTTGATGAAATTTATGATGCAGTGATTGTTAATCCGATAGTAACTGTTTCAAGAAATGTTTTATGGAAAATTGCTGATAATAAAATTATTGATGGAACTGTGAACGGTGTGGCAAAATTAGTTGATTTGCTTTCTTCAATAATCAGAAAAGTTCAAACTGGAGTAGCTCAGCTTTATGCATTAGTTATGGTGCTTGGAATAGCTGCAGCTTTATTATGGATAATATTAAGTTTTTAA
- the nuoK gene encoding NADH-quinone oxidoreductase subunit NuoK: MTITIEYYLVLSAFMFLVGVAGVLTRRNAIVVFMCIELMLNSANLTMIAFASFLGSSVGQLFVFFVMTVAAAEAAVGLAIIIAIFRNKLTVNIDEINILKW, encoded by the coding sequence ATGACAATAACAATTGAATATTACTTAGTTCTCAGTGCTTTTATGTTTCTCGTGGGGGTTGCGGGAGTTCTTACACGAAGAAATGCAATAGTAGTTTTTATGTGTATTGAATTAATGTTAAACTCCGCTAATCTCACAATGATTGCATTTGCATCATTCCTGGGAAGTTCAGTCGGTCAGTTGTTTGTATTTTTTGTAATGACTGTAGCCGCAGCCGAAGCCGCTGTTGGTCTTGCTATCATTATAGCAATATTCAGAAATAAACTTACTGTTAATATTGACGAAATAAATATTCTTAAGTGGTAA